A single window of Treponema denticola ATCC 35405 DNA harbors:
- the guaA gene encoding glutamine-hydrolyzing GMP synthase: protein MKITEKILIVDFGGQYNQLIARRVRDLNVYSDIVPASKALDYIRENKPIGIIFTGGPNSVYEEKAPLPPKEIFNLNIPILGICYGMQAMAHCLGGKVEKSLKREFGKTLTKFDTGIPLFKNIKDKSSVWMSHVDCVSRLPEGFVSAAQTANTKNAAMANKEKKLYGIQFHAEVEHSEEGQNIIKNFLYNVCGAKGDWNMKSFLAEAIKDVQNTVKDGKVLLALSGGVDSSVLAALLNRAVGKNLTCIFVDHGLMRKNEGDEVEAAFRDTPMNFIRVNAESRFLGKLKGVSDPEKKRKIIGEEFIRVFEEEAEKIGTVDFLAQGTIYADVVESGTKGSAVIKSHHNVGGLPDHISFKSLIEPLKTLFKDEIRNLGTELGLPDYLVHRQPFPGPGLAIRIMGEITEEKLDILREADAIWRSELEHADIKKDLSQYFAVLTSTKTVGVMGDFRTYDYTLALRAVKTSDFMSADWVRIPYEVLDKVSSRIINEVKGINRIVYDITSKPPATIEWE from the coding sequence ATGAAGATTACGGAAAAGATTTTAATTGTGGATTTCGGCGGTCAGTATAATCAGCTCATAGCAAGGCGCGTGCGTGACCTAAATGTTTATTCGGATATTGTGCCGGCCTCAAAGGCCCTTGATTACATAAGGGAAAATAAACCCATAGGTATCATTTTTACCGGAGGGCCTAACAGCGTTTATGAAGAAAAAGCTCCCCTGCCCCCAAAAGAAATTTTTAACTTAAATATTCCGATTTTAGGCATTTGTTACGGTATGCAGGCCATGGCCCATTGCCTAGGCGGCAAGGTCGAAAAAAGCTTAAAAAGAGAATTCGGCAAAACCTTAACAAAATTCGACACAGGTATTCCGCTATTTAAAAATATAAAAGATAAATCTTCGGTTTGGATGAGTCATGTCGACTGCGTTTCCCGCCTGCCTGAAGGCTTTGTTTCGGCAGCTCAAACGGCAAATACAAAAAATGCGGCTATGGCAAATAAAGAAAAAAAACTTTACGGCATTCAATTCCATGCCGAAGTCGAACATTCCGAAGAAGGGCAAAATATAATCAAAAACTTTTTATACAATGTTTGCGGTGCTAAAGGCGATTGGAATATGAAAAGCTTTTTGGCTGAGGCTATAAAAGATGTACAAAATACGGTAAAAGACGGCAAGGTGCTTTTAGCCTTATCGGGAGGAGTAGATTCTTCCGTACTTGCGGCTCTTTTAAATAGGGCTGTCGGTAAAAATCTAACCTGTATTTTTGTGGATCACGGCCTTATGCGCAAAAACGAGGGAGATGAGGTAGAGGCAGCCTTTAGGGATACTCCAATGAACTTTATCCGCGTAAATGCGGAAAGCCGTTTTTTGGGCAAGTTAAAAGGCGTTTCCGACCCTGAAAAAAAACGGAAAATAATCGGCGAAGAATTTATCCGCGTTTTTGAAGAAGAAGCCGAAAAAATCGGAACTGTGGATTTCCTTGCCCAAGGTACAATTTACGCCGATGTAGTTGAAAGCGGCACCAAGGGTTCCGCCGTAATCAAAAGCCATCACAATGTCGGAGGCCTTCCCGATCACATAAGTTTTAAGTCCCTCATCGAGCCCTTAAAAACGCTTTTTAAGGACGAAATACGAAACCTAGGCACGGAGCTCGGCCTCCCCGATTATTTAGTACACCGCCAGCCCTTCCCCGGTCCCGGCCTTGCCATAAGAATCATGGGCGAAATAACCGAAGAAAAGCTCGATATTTTAAGGGAAGCCGATGCTATCTGGCGGAGCGAACTTGAGCATGCTGACATAAAAAAGGATTTAAGCCAGTATTTTGCCGTTCTTACCTCAACAAAGACGGTGGGTGTTATGGGCGACTTTAGAACATACGACTACACCCTCGCCCTGCGTGCAGTAAAAACCTCGGACTTTATGTCAGCCGACTGGGTACGCATTCCCTACGAGGTTTTGGATAAGGTTTCTTCCCGCATTATAAACGAAGTAAAGGGCATCAACCGAATAGTCTACGACATAACTTCAAAACCGCCGGCTACTATTGAGTGGGAGTAG
- a CDS encoding radical SAM mobile pair system MarR family transcriptional regulator yields the protein MEMNGGFLVTKIKQLGDRIFEKILSEKNIDAFNGAQGRILYVLWQEDGIPIGSLSIKCGLAITSLTTMLERMENQGLISRVQSETDKRKILLFLTEKAHALKDEYNSVSDEMGSIYYKGFSEEEITRFEECLDRIRKNLEEWQKS from the coding sequence ATGGAAATGAATGGAGGATTTCTTGTCACCAAAATAAAACAGCTTGGAGACCGGATCTTTGAGAAGATTCTCAGTGAAAAGAATATTGATGCGTTCAATGGAGCCCAGGGGCGTATTCTTTATGTGCTGTGGCAGGAGGATGGAATCCCGATTGGGTCACTCTCGATCAAATGTGGATTAGCGATAACTTCTCTTACGACGATGCTGGAAAGAATGGAAAATCAAGGGCTGATAAGCCGCGTTCAGTCTGAAACGGACAAAAGGAAAATACTCCTGTTTCTGACTGAGAAAGCACATGCCTTAAAGGATGAGTACAATTCTGTATCTGATGAGATGGGCAGTATTTACTACAAAGGTTTTTCAGAGGAAGAAATTACCCGGTTTGAGGAATGCCTCGACCGTATCAGAAAGAATCTTGAGGAGTGGCAGAAGTCATGA
- a CDS encoding radical SAM mobile pair protein A, whose product MSICIKDQIQNMNIVIGCTVGCAYCYARNNVKRWHMIDDFADPEFFPGKLKMMEKKRPQNFLLTGMSDLSGWKLKWRDEVFAKIRENPQHQFLFLTKRPDLLEFDTDLENAWFGVTVTRKAELWRIDALRRNVRAKHYHVTFEPLFDDPGTVGLSGINWIVVGTMTGAQSRKVHTEPEWAWSLTDQAHALGIPVFMKEDLVSIIGDENMIQEMPEEFNKVLEVQRSWQK is encoded by the coding sequence ATGAGTATTTGTATCAAAGATCAGATTCAAAACATGAATATTGTCATCGGCTGTACAGTGGGGTGTGCATATTGCTATGCCCGCAACAATGTGAAACGCTGGCATATGATTGATGACTTCGCTGACCCTGAATTCTTTCCGGGAAAGCTCAAGATGATGGAAAAGAAACGTCCGCAGAACTTTCTTCTTACCGGCATGAGCGATCTCTCCGGATGGAAGCTGAAATGGAGAGACGAGGTATTTGCAAAGATCCGTGAAAATCCACAGCATCAGTTCCTGTTTCTTACCAAGCGCCCCGATCTGCTGGAGTTTGATACCGATCTGGAAAACGCATGGTTTGGCGTTACAGTAACGAGGAAAGCAGAACTGTGGCGTATTGACGCGCTTCGGAGAAACGTCAGAGCAAAACACTACCATGTTACCTTTGAGCCGTTATTCGACGATCCCGGTACAGTTGGACTTTCCGGAATCAACTGGATCGTTGTCGGCACCATGACCGGAGCTCAGAGCAGGAAGGTTCATACGGAGCCGGAGTGGGCATGGTCTCTGACGGACCAGGCACACGCGCTCGGCATTCCGGTGTTTATGAAGGAAGACCTTGTCTCTATCATAGGGGATGAAAATATGATTCAGGAAATGCCGGAAGAATTCAATAAAGTGTTGGAGGTACAGAGATCATGGCAGAAGTAA
- a CDS encoding radical SAM mobile pair protein B — MAEVIDGILIGEVETKNIMTKSSLPVGGYSVNPYVGCTHACKYCYASFMKRFTGHKEEWGTFLDVKHWPEIKNPKKYAGQRVVIGSVTDGYNPQEGQFENTRKLLEQLIGSDADILICTKSDLVVRDIDLLKKLGRVTVSWSINTLDENFKNDMDSASSIERRIASMKQVYDAGIRTVCFVSPVFPGITDFEAIFERVKGQCDLFWLENLNLRGGFKKTIMDYIAGKYPDLVPLYDEIYNKHNRSYFEALEVKAEEMAKKYDCPFVDNEMPYGRVPQGHPVIVDYFYHEEIRGTENTGKRNR; from the coding sequence ATGGCAGAAGTAATCGATGGAATCCTCATTGGTGAGGTGGAAACAAAGAACATCATGACCAAGTCCAGTCTACCTGTAGGCGGTTACTCGGTCAATCCCTATGTAGGCTGTACACATGCCTGCAAGTATTGCTATGCTTCTTTTATGAAGCGCTTTACCGGACACAAGGAGGAATGGGGCACTTTCCTTGATGTGAAGCATTGGCCGGAAATTAAAAATCCGAAGAAATATGCCGGACAGCGGGTGGTCATCGGTTCTGTGACGGATGGCTACAATCCACAGGAGGGGCAATTCGAGAATACCAGAAAACTTCTGGAGCAGCTGATCGGCAGTGACGCAGATATTCTAATCTGCACAAAGTCTGATCTTGTGGTACGGGATATCGATCTGCTGAAGAAGCTTGGACGAGTAACCGTTTCATGGTCGATCAACACACTGGATGAAAATTTTAAGAACGATATGGACTCTGCTTCGAGCATTGAGCGTCGTATCGCTTCTATGAAGCAGGTATATGACGCAGGGATCCGTACAGTCTGTTTCGTATCCCCGGTATTCCCCGGTATCACGGACTTTGAAGCGATCTTTGAGCGGGTAAAGGGTCAGTGCGATCTGTTCTGGCTCGAAAATCTCAATCTTCGGGGCGGTTTCAAGAAGACGATTATGGATTATATCGCTGGAAAATATCCTGACCTTGTACCGCTTTACGATGAGATCTATAACAAGCATAACCGCAGCTACTTTGAAGCGCTTGAAGTAAAAGCTGAGGAAATGGCTAAGAAGTATGATTGTCCCTTTGTGGATAATGAAATGCCTTATGGCAGAGTCCCGCAGGGACATCCGGTGATCGTGGATTATTTCTATCATGAGGAAATCCGAGGAACAGAAAATACTGGAAAAAGGAATCGTTAA
- a CDS encoding cyclophilin-like fold protein, with the protein MIKDMQIDGTVLDVEWENNNTVKELKEELKQGEVTIQLSKYSDFEQVGELGKTYSSSDKRITAEAGDIMLYSGNKIVVFYGANTWEYTRIGKIKNLSKEEIKRLLSNSDVVLKIKME; encoded by the coding sequence ATGATAAAAGACATGCAAATAGATGGCACTGTACTTGATGTTGAATGGGAAAACAATAATACTGTAAAGGAACTAAAGGAAGAATTAAAACAAGGAGAGGTAACCATCCAGTTATCTAAATATAGCGATTTCGAGCAGGTAGGAGAACTGGGTAAAACTTACTCCTCATCTGATAAAAGAATTACAGCAGAAGCCGGAGATATAATGCTGTACTCCGGAAACAAAATAGTTGTATTTTATGGAGCAAACACATGGGAATATACTCGAATTGGGAAGATTAAAAATTTAAGCAAGGAAGAAATAAAGCGATTATTAAGCAATAGTGATGTGGTATTAAAGATAAAAATGGAATGA
- a CDS encoding family 20 glycosylhydrolase translates to MTTKTLKEKAMVLVPFLLLLLLQPAVYAQTNGTMPKRKFVIAFHASVNTDKTGKNLIKELPDLQKRGINTLFLEIGYNYQWKSDPKLYNKYVLSETVAREIAAECRRLSIDLIPEINCLGHQSWENETFALLKAYPELDETPGLYPSNKDIYCRSLCSSNEKVYTILFGLIDEITEVFSVKKIHVGLDEVFLIGEDACPLCRGKDKAELFAGAVNRLYDHCVKKRGFTMYMWGDRLIDSEDEDSGYKGEYESSCNGTYPAVDLIPKDIIICDWHYDELERYGSIPYFLNKGFRVLPTSFKGIKAVNALIDYSLLYKDNPAMLGHMYTAWDNFTNKNLSRYKPMVKTIDKLKAGN, encoded by the coding sequence ATGACAACAAAAACTCTCAAAGAAAAAGCAATGGTACTCGTACCCTTCTTGCTGCTTTTGCTTTTACAGCCGGCTGTTTACGCTCAAACAAACGGCACCATGCCTAAACGCAAATTCGTCATTGCATTTCACGCAAGCGTAAATACCGACAAAACGGGCAAAAATCTGATAAAAGAACTGCCCGATTTACAAAAACGGGGAATCAACACGCTTTTTCTCGAAATAGGCTACAACTATCAATGGAAAAGCGACCCGAAACTCTATAACAAATATGTGCTTTCCGAAACCGTCGCACGCGAAATTGCAGCAGAATGCCGCAGGCTTTCCATCGACCTCATCCCCGAAATAAACTGCCTCGGCCATCAATCGTGGGAAAACGAAACCTTCGCCCTGCTCAAAGCCTACCCCGAGCTGGACGAAACGCCGGGCCTCTACCCCAGCAATAAGGATATTTATTGCCGCAGCCTCTGTTCTTCCAATGAAAAAGTCTACACGATTTTATTCGGTTTAATCGACGAAATTACAGAAGTTTTTTCGGTAAAAAAAATACACGTCGGCTTGGATGAGGTGTTTTTGATCGGCGAAGACGCATGCCCCCTTTGCCGCGGAAAAGACAAGGCCGAGCTGTTCGCCGGTGCCGTGAACAGACTCTACGATCACTGTGTCAAAAAACGCGGGTTTACAATGTATATGTGGGGCGACCGTCTCATCGACAGCGAGGATGAAGATAGCGGTTATAAGGGCGAATACGAAAGCTCATGTAACGGAACCTACCCCGCCGTAGACCTTATCCCTAAGGACATCATCATCTGCGACTGGCACTATGACGAGCTGGAGCGCTACGGCTCCATTCCTTATTTTTTAAACAAGGGGTTCCGTGTTCTGCCGACAAGTTTCAAAGGCATTAAAGCGGTAAATGCTCTCATCGACTATTCGCTTTTATACAAGGATAACCCTGCTATGCTCGGGCACATGTACACGGCATGGGACAATTTTACAAACAAAAATCTCTCACGGTATAAACCGATGGTCAAAACGATAGACAAGCTGAAGGCCGGGAATTAG
- the pcnB gene encoding polynucleotide adenylyltransferase PcnB, with translation MLVRYGQNAEGKQVRQALVYTKDEHKIALEKIDIEAVKIIQRLNSQGFEAYIVGGAVRDLLIGHVPKDFDIATSAEPSKIRKMFRNSRVIGRRFRLVHIFFGEKIYEVSTFRSTEDGSIGNKFGTIDEDVHRRDFTLNALYYDPIHELVIDYVDGVKDIRAKKIRPIIPLQLIFSEDPVRMIRAIKYAAMTDSGIPFFLQLQIRKNAHLLEFVSPSRITEEINKIIFSGHASDIIKKLLDFKLYVYLQPGACAFIDSSSKFKKIYIENLALLDKEVDAKPQIKQGECLKSLLKDYIRLIANPEGPPQEVYTYVYKECRHFILPMNPQRKELEFAVKSVLNDLGIKVSMDRTQVRPAKLGKQVKHRRKKKAKKQEALKDTD, from the coding sequence ATGTTAGTTCGATACGGTCAAAATGCCGAAGGAAAGCAGGTTCGGCAGGCTTTGGTCTATACTAAGGATGAGCACAAGATTGCTCTCGAAAAAATAGACATTGAAGCCGTAAAAATTATACAGCGTTTAAATTCTCAAGGTTTTGAAGCCTACATAGTAGGAGGAGCAGTAAGAGACTTATTGATAGGTCATGTTCCAAAAGATTTCGATATAGCGACCTCGGCCGAACCTTCAAAAATACGAAAAATGTTCCGCAATTCCAGAGTAATAGGCCGGCGTTTTAGGTTGGTTCATATATTTTTCGGAGAAAAGATATATGAGGTAAGTACCTTTAGATCAACGGAAGACGGAAGCATAGGAAACAAATTCGGCACAATAGATGAAGACGTTCACCGAAGGGATTTTACTTTAAATGCGCTTTATTACGACCCCATACATGAGCTTGTAATAGACTATGTAGACGGCGTTAAGGACATAAGAGCAAAAAAAATAAGACCTATTATTCCCCTCCAGCTTATCTTTTCGGAAGATCCTGTAAGAATGATTCGGGCTATAAAGTATGCGGCAATGACGGATTCCGGTATTCCGTTTTTTCTTCAGCTTCAAATACGAAAAAATGCCCATCTTTTGGAATTTGTATCCCCTTCAAGAATAACCGAAGAAATAAATAAGATTATTTTTAGCGGGCATGCAAGCGATATTATAAAAAAGCTTTTGGATTTTAAGCTCTATGTTTACCTACAGCCTGGGGCATGCGCCTTTATAGATTCGTCTTCAAAATTTAAAAAGATATATATAGAAAATCTTGCTCTTTTGGATAAGGAAGTCGATGCTAAACCTCAAATAAAACAGGGAGAATGTTTAAAATCATTACTTAAAGATTACATCAGACTGATTGCAAATCCCGAAGGGCCGCCGCAAGAAGTTTATACCTATGTTTACAAGGAATGCAGGCACTTTATTCTCCCCATGAACCCTCAAAGAAAAGAATTGGAATTTGCGGTAAAAAGCGTTTTAAATGATTTGGGAATAAAGGTATCAATGGACAGAACCCAAGTACGCCCTGCAAAACTCGGCAAACAGGTTAAGCATAGACGCAAGAAAAAGGCTAAAAAACAAGAGGCTCTTAAAGATACGGATTAA
- a CDS encoding OsmC family protein gives MAKEFRTKAEIDLGEGFKVECEASGKKIIADEPLSFGGTDLGMNPIELLLSGLGACKCVTSKVIAKKKGLKLDYLAVECIGFFRPGTLGLSDIETIYHIKSDASDEELEKFMALVDDSCPVHATIKNPAPIAHKLIRV, from the coding sequence ATGGCAAAAGAATTTAGAACAAAAGCCGAAATAGATTTAGGCGAAGGTTTTAAAGTTGAATGTGAGGCATCAGGCAAGAAAATTATTGCGGATGAGCCCTTGAGTTTCGGGGGAACCGATTTAGGAATGAACCCGATAGAACTTCTTTTAAGCGGTTTGGGAGCCTGTAAGTGTGTTACTTCAAAGGTAATTGCAAAGAAAAAAGGTCTCAAACTGGATTATTTGGCTGTTGAATGTATAGGCTTTTTTAGACCGGGTACACTGGGACTTTCCGATATTGAAACAATATATCATATTAAGTCCGATGCTTCCGATGAGGAGCTTGAAAAATTTATGGCTTTGGTTGACGACAGCTGTCCGGTACACGCCACAATCAAAAATCCTGCCCCGATAGCTCATAAACTTATCAGAGTTTAA
- a CDS encoding S1 family peptidase — MMKFKHIFMILFFAVVFQILGAQAVLSPEVLKKINGAVFEVVVLKPEEGKLEYEKKLPMERIPFAIRNDKYIPIGTAFLMDDGKFYSAAHVFNLYEESFYNDYNLRSVSGDIYKVGSVLSYSVEKDFIIFEAENYKHVKGEGLSALNEFNLNTPTFSVGNALGEGIIIRNGLLTSQTFEERNGKWKWLRFSAAASPGNSGGPLISPDGMVLGIITMKSENENLNYALPFAETKNIAKNLGTVYLPIFYRLPHILEESSFYEFKYEEKLPKKLTEVRKSVLSDYKKFTLSIIDDLKKKYSFSGAESFTKALGSEEIMYGAWAPSFPLHLARQGNKKWGLFIPNDLKEYKLPQNGKVVYGKMLNSTMALIKKPDNVSEKELIQSPKLYMDYILSADRIYRTVAGEKVPVLSYGQASRSESHIDVYGRKWLVNYWELPFADGEVISYSLPVPGGIYVMSKIDAISSTRNGHNLDYSFMTDYILPSYNANFGDWKEFLSLSPKDYPIDPMLAAIKFDFNSKNTIIKAGDYDFSISKKDFSSDKETTLVLSLGFNLKGSTPGIEVRNLQMFTKARSDDYIYIGLSKNLKPPKEAPEKNIEQWQQKINQAAPYNAKPYNQDQYTFYDEILFMDDIKKSDTEKINQLYYISLELKQQDRFEEIQKLAAEIKKGLKSPLKK; from the coding sequence ATGATGAAATTTAAGCACATTTTTATGATTTTATTTTTTGCGGTAGTTTTTCAGATTTTGGGAGCTCAGGCTGTTCTAAGTCCCGAAGTTCTAAAAAAAATAAACGGAGCCGTATTTGAAGTTGTTGTTTTAAAACCGGAAGAAGGGAAGCTGGAATATGAAAAAAAACTTCCCATGGAAAGGATTCCATTTGCAATACGAAACGACAAATATATTCCCATAGGAACCGCTTTTTTAATGGATGACGGCAAATTCTATTCTGCCGCCCATGTTTTTAACCTTTATGAAGAAAGTTTTTATAACGACTACAACCTCCGTTCGGTTTCGGGGGATATTTATAAGGTAGGATCGGTTTTAAGTTACTCTGTTGAAAAGGATTTTATAATTTTTGAGGCAGAAAATTATAAGCATGTAAAAGGCGAAGGCCTTTCAGCCTTAAATGAATTCAACTTAAATACCCCCACCTTTTCCGTCGGCAATGCTTTGGGCGAAGGCATTATAATCCGTAACGGTCTTCTTACAAGCCAAACCTTTGAAGAAAGAAACGGAAAATGGAAGTGGCTTAGGTTTTCGGCTGCAGCCAGCCCCGGCAATTCAGGAGGGCCGCTTATTTCACCTGATGGAATGGTTTTGGGAATTATTACCATGAAAAGCGAAAATGAAAATTTAAACTATGCACTTCCCTTTGCCGAAACAAAGAATATTGCAAAAAATCTAGGTACGGTCTATCTTCCTATTTTTTATAGGCTGCCTCATATTCTTGAAGAAAGCAGTTTTTATGAATTTAAGTATGAAGAAAAATTACCCAAAAAGCTGACGGAGGTTCGAAAATCGGTCCTGTCCGATTATAAAAAATTTACACTCAGCATTATAGATGACTTGAAGAAAAAATATAGTTTTTCCGGAGCCGAATCCTTTACCAAGGCCTTGGGTTCGGAAGAGATTATGTATGGAGCTTGGGCTCCTTCTTTTCCTCTTCATTTGGCCCGTCAGGGAAATAAAAAGTGGGGATTATTTATTCCCAATGATCTAAAAGAATATAAGCTTCCTCAAAACGGCAAAGTAGTTTACGGTAAAATGCTTAATTCAACCATGGCTTTGATAAAAAAGCCCGATAATGTAAGCGAAAAAGAACTTATACAATCCCCGAAATTATATATGGACTATATTTTAAGTGCTGATCGTATTTATAGGACCGTCGCAGGAGAAAAAGTTCCTGTTTTATCTTACGGACAGGCATCAAGGTCTGAAAGCCATATAGATGTTTACGGTAGAAAATGGCTTGTAAATTATTGGGAGCTTCCCTTTGCAGACGGGGAAGTTATATCGTATTCTCTTCCTGTTCCCGGAGGAATCTATGTTATGAGTAAAATTGATGCAATTTCTTCTACAAGGAACGGACATAACCTTGATTATAGTTTTATGACCGACTATATTCTACCTTCGTATAATGCAAATTTCGGAGATTGGAAAGAATTTTTATCTTTATCGCCCAAAGATTATCCTATTGACCCTATGCTTGCAGCAATTAAATTTGATTTTAATTCAAAGAATACGATTATAAAAGCCGGAGATTATGATTTTTCAATATCCAAAAAAGACTTTTCAAGTGATAAAGAAACTACCTTAGTGCTTTCTTTAGGATTTAATTTAAAAGGCAGTACGCCCGGTATTGAAGTGCGTAACTTGCAAATGTTTACAAAGGCCAGAAGCGATGATTATATATATATCGGGCTTTCAAAAAATTTAAAACCGCCTAAGGAAGCTCCCGAAAAAAATATAGAACAGTGGCAGCAAAAAATAAATCAAGCAGCTCCTTATAATGCGAAACCATATAATCAAGATCAGTATACATTTTATGATGAAATTCTTTTTATGGATGATATAAAAAAATCCGATACGGAAAAAATCAATCAATTGTATTATATAAGTTTAGAGTTAAAACAACAGGATAGGTTTGAAGAAATTCAAAAATTGGCTGCTGAAATAAAAAAAGGTTTAAAATCTCCCTTAAAAAAATAA
- a CDS encoding glutathione peroxidase codes for MGIYNYTVKDSLGNDFSFNDYKDYVILIVNTACEUGLTPHFQGLEALYKEYRDKKFLVAAFPCNQFGGQDPGTNEEIRNFAQSKYGVSFPIMAKIEVNGENTEPIFSFLKKASNGEDIKWNFAKFLVDKTGERVTAYAPTVAPEDLKKDIEKLLN; via the coding sequence ATGGGAATTTATAATTACACAGTTAAGGACAGCTTAGGAAATGACTTTTCTTTTAATGATTACAAAGATTATGTTATTTTAATCGTGAACACGGCTTGTGAGTGAGGACTTACTCCTCACTTCCAAGGTTTGGAAGCATTATACAAAGAATACAGGGATAAAAAATTCCTTGTTGCAGCTTTTCCATGTAATCAATTCGGCGGTCAAGATCCGGGCACAAACGAGGAAATCAGAAATTTTGCTCAAAGTAAGTATGGGGTTTCTTTCCCCATAATGGCAAAAATTGAAGTCAACGGTGAAAATACCGAACCTATTTTTTCTTTTTTAAAAAAAGCTTCAAACGGTGAAGACATAAAATGGAATTTTGCCAAATTCTTAGTCGATAAAACGGGAGAAAGAGTTACCGCCTATGCTCCGACTGTTGCACCTGAAGACTTAAAAAAAGATATTGAAAAACTATTGAATTAG